CAGCTAAAATCAGTGAGCAGTGAGCAGTGAGCAATGAGCAATGAGCAATGAACAGCTAAACTCCTATTGTTCAATGTTCATTGTTCATTGTTCAATCGCCAATAATTTCTGGCTGTGTAAGTTCGTCAGACATTTCGATAATGGCACGAATAGCTGGTTTCATCATTGGCTCGTCAAAACTATCTATTTCTTCATAGCGACGGCGTTTGGCACGATTGGCTACTTGAACGGTAATTCGATAGCGATTGGATGCTGCTTCCATCAAGTCATCAGCGCGATACATAATTTCAGAAGAGTCGAAAGAACTTTTTTTGTTCATACCAGCGAAAGCTATTCTTTAGTCATTAGTATCATCTAGTGTAGCAAGAAGAACTTGGTTGTTTGGGGCGATCGCGATAAAAATTATTCTCTTGTTAGTTTTCCAACACGACTTACCAAGCGTCAATTGTATAAACTTAAACTAAAAACCTTATGAACTCCGATCGCAAATTTGCTTTATTAGTTTTGGGAATTCCTTTAGTCGGTCTATTGTATTGTGGTCTGGGTATAGCTCTGTTTACTTCTACTACAGTTGTCAGAACCCATCCTCTTGTTTCTGGCGGTATTTTTATTTTGTTGCCGTTTGGAATTGCAGCATATACTTGGATTTCTGCCTCGGCGAAAGCTTACAAGAAGTAGCGAGTAGCAAGTATATCTCTCTGCTTATCTCAACTTATCTATCAGTAAAATAAAAGCGCAACTAGAGGTAGGAATTTGTAAAAATAATAGATATTAGCGCAATAAAATACATTTATTATGCCCGTATCAGATTTAGACATCGATCTTGCTAGTTATATCGATCATTCTTTACTGCAACCCTCAGCAACGCCAGAACAGGTAAAGCAGTTGTGTCAAGAAGCTTTTAAATATAATTTTCCTGCGGTTTGCGTATATCCTACGGCAGTCAAGCAAGCAGCAGATTTACTTTACGACAAACGAACTCAGGTCTGTACGGTAATTGGCTTTCCTACTGGTGCTAATACTTCTGCCGTCAAGCTATACGAAGCTAGAGAAGCCACAGAAAATGGTGCCACAGAACTAGATGTAGTCATTAATTTAGGTTGGCTAAAAACTCAGCAGTCCGATTTAATCTATCGCGAAATTGCTCAAATATGTGAAGAAACGGGACAAACAGTTAAAGCAATATTAGAAACAGCCGTATTGAATGAAGCTGAAATTAGATTGGCAGGTGAAATTTGTCTGGATGCCGGAGTGGCATATCTTAAAACCAGTACGGGATGGTTTGGCGGTGCTACAGTAGATACGGTGCGCCTATTACGAGAAATTACTGGCGGACAAATAGGAATTAAGGCTTCTGGAGGAATTCGCACTTTAGAACAAGCAGTAGCATTAATCGAAGCTGGTGCCACCAGGCTAGGGACTTCTCGCGGTATCGAGCTAATGCGCCAGCAACGCGAAGTAGACAAATAAAAATGAATCAAAAATATAAAGCAACGGGTATCGTTCTCAAAGGTTCGCCACTCAAAGAAAGCGATCGCCTGGTAACTGTATTAACTTCTGAATATGGTTTGGTGCGTGCTGTCGCTCCAGGAGCTAAAAAACATAAATCTCAACTGCGCGGCAGAACCGAACTATTTGTAACCAATGAATTTCTGATTATTAAAGGGCGTTCTTTAGATAAAATAATACAAGCAGATACTATCTATACCTATCCTGGCTTGAGCCGCGATTTGGGCAAACTGGCTACTGCTCAATACTTGGCAGAGTTATCTCTCTCTCTGGCTCTAAGCGAACAGCCTCAAACTGAGCTATACGAGTTACTTAACGAACATCTACAGCGTTTGGAAAAGTTAGATAGGCAGCAGTCTGTATATCCTAACTTAACCCAAGCTGCATTTCATTTACTGGCGATCGCGGGTATCGCTCCCGAAGTTTACAATTGTTGTCTCACTCAAAAACCAATTGCACCCGATTTTAATAATCCTCGCTGGCGGGTAGGATTTAGTTTTAACAGTGGTGGCGCGATCGATCTGGCTGTTAAAAAACCCGATACCCAAAACGTGCAAAACTATAATAATAAAGATTCAGAATTATCAGAAGAAAATACTGACGATTATTATCCCACTATTAACTACAAAATAAATTCCATAGAATTGACAATTTTGCAATTACTAAACAACAATTCTTTACCTTTAACCGAACTGACAGCTTGGGAAAAAACCCTAAATATATCTTTAGAAACTACCTGGATGCGAGTGGAAAAAATCTTAAGAGAATACATTCAATATCAACTGGGTAAGCCAATTCGTTCCGCCGCTTTAGTAGATAACTTATATGTAGAATTTTAAATCTAAACCTTAGCAATAACTATTAATTGAATCGAGATCGACTGAAAAAATGCATCTGACAGAATCAAAAACCAGCAAAAACGATCGTAATGCTTCTGCTTCTGAGGCTACCGTTTCAGAAGGATTCACTCCCGTACTACAAAATAGACGCTTTTTAATTTTGTGGTTGGGACAAATTTTTTCGCAACTAGCAGATAAAGTTTATTTAGTTTTAACCATTGCCATTATTGCCGATCGCTTTCAGTTATCCAACCAGCCTATCAGCCAATGGGTATCGCCAGTCACCATCGCTTTTACTATCCCTGCGGTGCTATTCGGTTCTTTAGCAGGTGTGTATGTCGATCGCTGGCACAAAAAATCTATTTTAGTTATTTCCAACCTGGCACGAGGTATTTTGGTTCTGGTTTTACCGCTTCTGTTGTGGTTGGCAGCAGGAAAAAGTTTTGGCTGGGGAATATCTTTAGGCTTTGTCTTAATGCTGGTAGTAACTTTTGCCGTATCGACCTTTACGCAATTTTTTGCCCCTGCCGAACAGGCAGCAATCCCCTTAATTGTCAAGGACAAACATTTACTCGCTGCCAACTCGCTTTACACTACAACCATGATGGCATTGTTAATCTTCGGCTTTGCCGTAGGCGAACCCTTATTAAGCTTCGCAGATTGGTTGGGCGATCGAGGTGGATTGCCGAGCAATATTGGTAAAGAAATTTTAGTCGGTGGTGCTTATGCGATCGCGGGAATTATCTTACTTTGGTTTAATACAGGAGAAAAACTGCAAACCAAAGAACGAGAACAGCCTCACGTATTCTCGGATATTTGGGAAGGAATCAAATATTTAAAAACTAACAGTTTAGTTCGTAACGCTCTAATCCAGCTAACAATCTTGTTTTCGATCTTTGCAGCTTTAGTAGTACTGGCAGTAAGCATGGCAGATGCAATCCCCCAAATAGATGCCGATCAGTTTGGGATTTTATTGGCAGCAGCAGGTGTAGGTATGGCAGCTAGCGCAGCCGTTATAGGACATTGGGGTGAAAAATTCGATCGCACTAAAATCGGCTTTTTAGGTTCGATAGGAGTAGCAGTATTCTTAACTGCGTTGTCTTTTGCTACTAATAATCTCTGGTTGGCTTTAGTAATAACTGCTTTACTCGGAGCGTCTGCGGCATTAGTCGGCGTACCGATGCAAACTACAATTCAGTCCAAAACTCCTACAGAAATGCGCGGCAAAGTCTTCGGACTGCAAAATAACGCCATTAATATCGCTCTGTCTTTACCCTTGGCTCTAGCAGCAGAAGCCGAGGCACGATTTGGCTTGCAGGCGGTAATTTTGACCCTGGGTGCGATCGCGCTATTGGGAGGAATTTCCAATATGTATATTACTCAGTCACAAAACGACTGACAAAGCTAATTCTCTAATATATTCAGGTTTACAGCTCCTGAATTAAAAAGGAGAAAACTAGAAAAAATCAGACAATGGCAGCATTTCTGGTAAATTAACTAACAGTCGATAAATAGAAATACCCATCGGCGATCGATTGGGAGCTATTCCTCGTTGTTGCCTAAAAAAAAGAACATCTGAATGCATATTGCTTGGCTGGGAAAAAAATCACCGTTTTGCGGTAATGTTACCTATGGTCGGGAAATTACTAACGTTTTGTTAGAGCGAGACTATCGGGTGAGTTTTCTTCATTTTGCTCAATCTCCAGGCGAGTACGAACCTCATTTAGAATCAGATGAACCGCAAGCTGACAATCCCGAAATAGCTTTACCATTTATTTATAAATCTCAGGTTTATACTATACCTACTCTTAAATCGAGTAAAATTTTGTGGCAATCTCTTCATCGTTTACAGCCAGACTTAGTACACGCCTCTTTGACTCTTTCCCCTCTAGATTTTTTACTGCCTAAAATCTGTGAAGAACTAAAACTACCTCTCGTTGCTACTTTTCACCCGCCATTCGACAGTAAAATTCGCAATCTTAAATCTAGCACCCAATATCTTACCTATCAGCTATATGCTCCCTTTCTCGCTCGCTACGATCGCACGATTGTTTTTAGTGAAATTCAGCGCGATTTACTGATCGAACTAGGGGTACCAGACTATAAAGTAGCAGTCATTCCCAATGGCGTAGATGAGAATAAATATTCTCCTGGCTATTCTCAGTTTAAAGAACGCCTACAAGCCAAAAAATTATTTGTCTATCAAGGGCGAATTGCCACAGAAAAAAATGTAGAAGCTTTATTAAGAGCCTGGAAGCATTGCGCTCTAGGAAAAGATACCCAACTACTAATTGTCGGCGATGGACCGATTAGAACTTCTTTACAGCCCTACTACGGTAAAGAATATAATATTGTTTGGCTGGGCTTCATTTCAGATGAACGGCAGCGAATTGACATTCTAAGAGCCGCAGACGTGTTTATTTTACCCTCACTAGTAGAAGGTTTGTCTATTTCGCTTTTAGAAGCTATGGCTTGTGGTTTAGCCTGTTTGGCTACCGATGCTGGTGCAGATGGCGAAGTTTTAGAAGCTGGTGCGGGCATCGTGTTAGACACCCAAAATGTTACCGCTCAGTTGAAAATTTTGCTGCCTCTATTAAACGCCCATCCCGAAATGACCAGTCTGTTGGGACAAAAAGCCAGACAAAGAGTTTTAGAGCGTTACACTTTAGGGCGCAATCTCGATCGCCTCGAACAATTGTATGCTGAAGTATTACAAAAACATTTGACCGAGAAGTCTTCAATTTATTAAACTTCTTGCACGAATAGTAAAGTGGGCAAGTTTTTCTAGTTGTCGGCAATCGCCACCAATACTTTTTCTGGCGTTGGTGAATCAAGGTATGATTTTTTAGTAACGAGTTGATTCGATCGAATTTGACAAGCTTAAAGCTTAGAGCTTAGAGCTTAGAGCTACGAACAAAAACATTTTGTGTGTCATACATTCAATTACCAACGCTCTTTTTCTTTGCCCACCCTACTCTGGTACATCAAACAAGACTTCACTCATATAGTTATCTGCCCATTCTTTACCAAAAGCTTTTTCTAAAACGCGACGAGTTTTATCATTTTGCTGCTGTTTGGTACAGTAATAGTTTTGTCCTGCTAAATACAGTTCTTGTTGTCGAACCGATACAGGTTGGACGACATTAGCCTGCTGACAGTGAATGCGAAGATAGGCAGAGGTGCGATCGAGAAAACTTTGTTCTTCTAACTCTGTTTGCGGACGAATAAATAAGCAAAACTCGGAAAAAATATCTGCCCAGGATGGTAGTTCGCGGGGTTCGGAAAATTGTCCTGGGGGTAAAGCCGAGAGTTGTTTCTGATACACTTGAGGCAACGTTTTTTCAGGACTGGTAGGAGAAAGATCGGCAATTGCCGCACTAATACCAGCTTTTCCCGCAACTAAATCGCAACCAAACATCGGTAGAGCATATTCAGGACGCGGAAACATCACGCAGTGCAAAATATCTAAGTTATTACCTACTTTCGCCAACTCTAAGTGCATTTTACGAAATTGCGGCGTTTGATAGCAGCGATTTTCAATCCGCAACTTTTCTCCTTCTAGTTTTCCTTCAACATAGCCCAATCCTTCTGGCAAATTGTAAGGAGATAAGTTTAAATACTGTTGCCAATATTGAATAATGCGATCGGCAAGCTGTCGAATTAGAGGATGCTGTTCTTGGCGTAATGAAGGTTGTGATGTTTCTAACATTCGGGTGATTGAGACATTGTATATTGGCTGTTTAGTGAATAACAGCCATAGATGTCTATAAGTTTAACGATATACTGAGACTGAGCTTATATTTATATTTAACTATTAATTGCTATTAATTGCCTGTAGGAGCTTAAAATATGTTTGGTTTGGGTTGGCCCGAAGTAGTTATTATCGGATTAGTTGCCGTTTTGGTCTTCGGTCCTAAAAAAATTCCCGAAATTGGTAGTTCTCTGGGTAAAACTCTGCGGGGTTTTAAAGAGGAAATGGAAAATCCCCAGATTGAGGAGTCGGAAGAGGAAGAAAGTTAGGATATTTTCAAAAAGCCATAAGTGGGGCGCGAATGCGCCTAGTCGCTTTCAGCGACGTTGAGCCGTTAGGCTCTYTAGCCATAAGCTTTAAGCTAATTGATTAGTAGGGGCGACATAAACGATTGCGCGAATAGGGCGTGTCTGCGAACTCATAGCCAAAGGTTTGAGCAAACCGAATCGGTTTTTCTTCTCGTAGATAATACTGAAATCGTTTTTTCTTAACTTGTCACCGTTGCCCATTACCCATTACCTCGAAACGATAATTTAAACCGTAAGGAAATTAATTAGAACGACTATATTTTACGTACAGAGCTTTGTTGCAAGATAAGAGTTTTCTAGTCAGTTTTTTCTTTAGCAACAGCTTTTTGTAATTCATCTTTGTTCATCTGACTGCGTCCGTCAATATTTAACTCTTGTGCCTGTTCGTAGAGTTCGTCGCGAGTTTGGTTTTCTAAAGAGTCGGTTTCAGCTTTAGCAACGGCTTTTTGTAACTCATCTTTATTCATCTGACTGCGTCCGTTAATAGCTAATTCCTGTGCCTGTTCGTAAAGTTCTTTTTTAGTAGGCTCATTATCCGAATCAGAATAGCCAGCTTCCTGCATCGCTCTTTTTATCGCAGGAGTCCATTCAACATATTGCTTACCTTCACGAGAGGCTTTTTGTTTGATTTGTTTTGCTTCTTTCTTTTCTGACTCGCTCAATCGCTCCCAAACTTCTTTTGGTAAGTAACGTTTGGTCTTATCATCCTGTCGCGCCCTGTTTCCCGACTCAGTTTGCCAATCTTGCTCGCTCCATTCTTCTAAAGATTCGGCAGCATCGTCTTTTTCATCTTGTTTGTAGCCACCACCTTGTTTTTCGTATTCCTGAACGAGAAGCTGACTTTTGCGAGCCGACCATTGCCCTGGTTTACCGCCCTTGTCGGACTCCATTAGCTCATCTTTGATTTGGCGACGTAGTTGGGGTTTGGTGTATTTTTCTTCGTATTTATCTTGAGACATTACTCTGTTCTGGCTTTAAAAAACTATTGGTAAAATGATGCTCTGACAATAGTTAGTTCGGGGGAAAAAATATCAGAATCTTTTATTTACACTATGTAATCAAAGTTTACATTAATTCAAAAATCGTTCATCGCTCAGTGGATAGAGTTACTATTTTTAGCTTTTATATTTTGTGTTTGGAGACTGAGAGATAAGATTCAACTCGTTAAATGAATAACCAATGCTCTCGAACAATTTTGCTAAAGTAAAAATAGAATGCGATCACTTTTGTCGCTCGCGATTAATATTTTAAAATTATCTTTACTTTTCAAAACTGCCATGACCGAAAGTTCGGCATCTTTGCTGTTTCCAACTCTTGATGAAGAGCATCTTCAAAATTTAACTACTTGCGGCATGGTATTAGAACTATCGCCTGGAGAAGTGTTATTTGCTGAAGGAGACGAAGCATATAGCTTTTATGTGGTTCTCGATGGCAAGATTAAAATTACCAAACAAATTGGGAAAGAAGAAATTGTTGTTACTATTCATCAACGGGGAGAGTTTACTGGCGAGTTGAGTATGCTGACTGGTGGAGTGTGTCAAGCAACGGCGCGGAGTATGGAAACCAGTCACGTGATTGAGTTTGACGATTTTAAGGAATTACTCAAAAACTGTCCCCAAAGTATCGATTTGTTTGTACCAGCACTAGCAGAGCGTTCCAAAGATTTAGAAGTTAGATTGCGGCAGCAAGAGAAACTTGCAGCATTAGGTAAATTATCCGCAGGTTTGGCTCACGAACTTAACAATCCTGCCGCAGCAGGTAGAAGAGCCGCCAAACAGTTAAACTCGGCAGTAGCAAATTTACAGAAACAAATGCTGTCTCTAAGGGGAAAACATTTCTCGGCACGACATCGTCAAATTTTGGCAGAACTACAGCAACAAGCCATAACTGAATTGCAGCAAGACACAGAACTGTCACCCTTAGAAAGAAGCGATCGCGAAGATGCTT
This region of Myxosarcina sp. GI1 genomic DNA includes:
- a CDS encoding Rho termination factor N-terminal domain-containing protein, producing MSQDKYEEKYTKPQLRRQIKDELMESDKGGKPGQWSARKSQLLVQEYEKQGGGYKQDEKDDAAESLEEWSEQDWQTESGNRARQDDKTKRYLPKEVWERLSESEKKEAKQIKQKASREGKQYVEWTPAIKRAMQEAGYSDSDNEPTKKELYEQAQELAINGRSQMNKDELQKAVAKAETDSLENQTRDELYEQAQELNIDGRSQMNKDELQKAVAKEKTD
- a CDS encoding DNA-directed RNA polymerase subunit omega, which codes for MNKKSSFDSSEIMYRADDLMEAASNRYRITVQVANRAKRRRYEEIDSFDEPMMKPAIRAIIEMSDELTQPEIIGD
- a CDS encoding ATP-binding protein — translated: MRSLLSLAINILKLSLLFKTAMTESSASLLFPTLDEEHLQNLTTCGMVLELSPGEVLFAEGDEAYSFYVVLDGKIKITKQIGKEEIVVTIHQRGEFTGELSMLTGGVCQATARSMETSHVIEFDDFKELLKNCPQSIDLFVPALAERSKDLEVRLRQQEKLAALGKLSAGLAHELNNPAAAGRRAAKQLNSAVANLQKQMLSLRGKHFSARHRQILAELQQQAITELQQDTELSPLERSDREDALADWLEERGIDDAWEIASNLVTVGIERSQLQTLADEMSCEAFTEALVWLAATLTMNGLVRDVEQSTIRISDLVGAIKNYTYMDMDRAELQEVNVHEGLNNTLKILHHKIKYGVTVHKNYAADLPKIFAYGSELNQVWTNLIDNAIDAMKGKGELTLNTSIEDNCVLVEIIDNGEGIPTEIQPRIFEPFFTSKGVGEGSGLGLDITRRIVVQQHKGNIRFDSVPGHTRFQIRLPLKLSKKD
- the tatA gene encoding twin-arginine translocase TatA/TatE family subunit; amino-acid sequence: MFGLGWPEVVIIGLVAVLVFGPKKIPEIGSSLGKTLRGFKEEMENPQIEESEEEES
- a CDS encoding glycosyltransferase family 4 protein, translated to MHIAWLGKKSPFCGNVTYGREITNVLLERDYRVSFLHFAQSPGEYEPHLESDEPQADNPEIALPFIYKSQVYTIPTLKSSKILWQSLHRLQPDLVHASLTLSPLDFLLPKICEELKLPLVATFHPPFDSKIRNLKSSTQYLTYQLYAPFLARYDRTIVFSEIQRDLLIELGVPDYKVAVIPNGVDENKYSPGYSQFKERLQAKKLFVYQGRIATEKNVEALLRAWKHCALGKDTQLLIVGDGPIRTSLQPYYGKEYNIVWLGFISDERQRIDILRAADVFILPSLVEGLSISLLEAMACGLACLATDAGADGEVLEAGAGIVLDTQNVTAQLKILLPLLNAHPEMTSLLGQKARQRVLERYTLGRNLDRLEQLYAEVLQKHLTEKSSIY
- a CDS encoding phycocyanobilin:ferredoxin oxidoreductase gives rise to the protein MLETSQPSLRQEQHPLIRQLADRIIQYWQQYLNLSPYNLPEGLGYVEGKLEGEKLRIENRCYQTPQFRKMHLELAKVGNNLDILHCVMFPRPEYALPMFGCDLVAGKAGISAAIADLSPTSPEKTLPQVYQKQLSALPPGQFSEPRELPSWADIFSEFCLFIRPQTELEEQSFLDRTSAYLRIHCQQANVVQPVSVRQQELYLAGQNYYCTKQQQNDKTRRVLEKAFGKEWADNYMSEVLFDVPE
- the deoC gene encoding deoxyribose-phosphate aldolase; protein product: MPVSDLDIDLASYIDHSLLQPSATPEQVKQLCQEAFKYNFPAVCVYPTAVKQAADLLYDKRTQVCTVIGFPTGANTSAVKLYEAREATENGATELDVVINLGWLKTQQSDLIYREIAQICEETGQTVKAILETAVLNEAEIRLAGEICLDAGVAYLKTSTGWFGGATVDTVRLLREITGGQIGIKASGGIRTLEQAVALIEAGATRLGTSRGIELMRQQREVDK
- a CDS encoding MFS transporter, with protein sequence MHLTESKTSKNDRNASASEATVSEGFTPVLQNRRFLILWLGQIFSQLADKVYLVLTIAIIADRFQLSNQPISQWVSPVTIAFTIPAVLFGSLAGVYVDRWHKKSILVISNLARGILVLVLPLLLWLAAGKSFGWGISLGFVLMLVVTFAVSTFTQFFAPAEQAAIPLIVKDKHLLAANSLYTTTMMALLIFGFAVGEPLLSFADWLGDRGGLPSNIGKEILVGGAYAIAGIILLWFNTGEKLQTKEREQPHVFSDIWEGIKYLKTNSLVRNALIQLTILFSIFAALVVLAVSMADAIPQIDADQFGILLAAAGVGMAASAAVIGHWGEKFDRTKIGFLGSIGVAVFLTALSFATNNLWLALVITALLGASAALVGVPMQTTIQSKTPTEMRGKVFGLQNNAINIALSLPLALAAEAEARFGLQAVILTLGAIALLGGISNMYITQSQND
- the recO gene encoding DNA repair protein RecO, whose product is MNQKYKATGIVLKGSPLKESDRLVTVLTSEYGLVRAVAPGAKKHKSQLRGRTELFVTNEFLIIKGRSLDKIIQADTIYTYPGLSRDLGKLATAQYLAELSLSLALSEQPQTELYELLNEHLQRLEKLDRQQSVYPNLTQAAFHLLAIAGIAPEVYNCCLTQKPIAPDFNNPRWRVGFSFNSGGAIDLAVKKPDTQNVQNYNNKDSELSEENTDDYYPTINYKINSIELTILQLLNNNSLPLTELTAWEKTLNISLETTWMRVEKILREYIQYQLGKPIRSAALVDNLYVEF